ggatgacataccagttgtgcatccgtttttgacagacccattgacttgaattggtccgtcctccgttttccacttacaagaataggacatgttatattttcttgacggactggaatcacggacgcagagaaagaaaacggaggactatcagttttttttcacagctccatagaaatttaTGGGACCCCCGctaaactgaaaaaaatgactgaacggacgcggatgcacacaacggtcgtgtgcatgaggccttaaacaaatATGCTATAAAGATGGGGGGGGGAACAGTCTCAACATTTTAAAAAGGTGCAGATAGGGGTATCTAAAATTAGCCCATTGAGAAATAATTCAGCTGTATCACAGTGGATAACATGCTCAATGGGGTTACAGGGAAAAGAAAAGTGAGAAGAGCCTTTTACTCAGACATTTAGACagcaattatcgggaacgaaccaaacattcccaataattgccagaTCGTCAGCAGTTGTTTGTCCCTATACAGAATAACTGTTTCAGGGTAGCGgatccctaaggctactttcacactagcgacagtctgttggatccgtcctgccgctagcgtgaaagtaccctaaaaagaaAATCTGCTGCCCAGTAACAATGACATTGGGAGCCAGTCGAAAGACGATCACCTGACACTTTTACACAGGGCAGTTATCAGGAACGGGAATTTTTACAAACTCTGCTccaaggcaactttcacactcgcgctttgtgcggatccgtcgtggacagatccattcagataatacaaccgtctgcatccgttcagaatagatgcgtttgtattatctttaacatagccaagactgatccgttttctattgtgccagattgtatcattgaaaacagatccgtccccattgacttacattgtgtgccaggacggatccatttggctcagtttcatcaaacggacagcaaaatgctgcaagcagcgctttggtgtccgtctccaaagcggaatggagacgaactgttgcaaactgatccgttttggaccgcttgtgagagccctgaacagatctcacaaatggaaagccaaaacacgtGTGAAAGTAGACCAAGAGGACCTAAATGCAGCTTGCACATGAAAACATATGCACACATTCCACTTGAATTACCTAAATGTATTTTAGATGCAGAATTACAGTCCCTttcaaaaaattttaaattctgaaattggtTTAGAGCATCTACAAAAtgttactgtatataaaaaaaaaaaaaaaaaaaaagaaaaaaaacaccaattttttttttttttttatatacccttGCCAGTTTCTACTTCCCTATCGACACTGAAATGTAACCTCTCAGCCAATGATGGACTTCAGCCAATCACCACTGGGGCCAGCGATTGGCTAAGCAGTCATCTCCTGTGTCAAGAGGAACCAGAAAGAGGATAACCAGCCAGGCAACCCCTCTAAGGACAACCATAAAACTAAATTGCGGTAAAAACTAAAGTTCTCCATTGTAATTAGTCACTAATGAGTTCTTGCCACAATGATAATGAACGGTAGCCTGTATATTATTGGATCACTGCTTAATAAACAGCAATTTGGGCATAGGGTGACAATGCAACCAAAACCATTGGACCTTGTGGATGGAAAGGTCAAAATTCCTGTTTAAGGCATTGGTCTAATGCTCCAGtaccacagacccattaaaaagtCCTGATGAGGAGTCACTCACAGTATACTGCCATCCAGAACCAAAGCTCCCATGTCACCATGTCATGGGTATGCATTATCACATGAAACAGCTCTCCCATGATATACCTTTTTTAGAATAGGGTACATATTAATACCTgagtttcacacaaaaaaaaataaaaaattctgcatAGGGTCAAAATTAGCCTATGAGCCCTAGTAATACGCAGCGCTTACCTATCTTGCACTGAAAGGAGGCTCTACTGACTTAAACGTCTTGTCACCCAatgcaaaacagctttttttgtctTTAAGGCGTGGTCCCCTTTTTGTATTGTAGGTCATTATATATCAGAAGCCCTCATTAAATTTGGAAATTATAGAttttattagtgaaaaaaaagggGCTGCCCAacacttttcaaaccagcacttgatctgaaaacttttgtaattgcatgtaattaaaaattttgcatagccactgagttattcaataaaatttacctatatagcgccccctgctgtttgtctttttttttctttgtcctgttcactgagaaggacgcacatgctcagtttcatccttcaactgcctcctgagctgtgatagggagagcatggacacgcctccttgagctgtcagctcaatataaatgtagcagagcaatggaTGGGGAGGTCTCTGGACCCATGAGACGTACtgggctggttccagctttgttagaaagagattgtcatgtactatatgatgtccatttttttacattagtcatgggataaccccttaaagtattcagatcctatAGGGCCCAGTATCACACACTGCatttacctttaaaggggttgtatcatctcaGATATTGGTGGCAaatggctaggatatgccaccaatatcaaATAGGTGCCACCTCTAGGACCCACACCTCTCGCCAGAacattgttttgcggtccgtttttcacggatcctttGTTTCCGTTTAGTTTTTCCATagggcatatacagtgtacagtaattacataggaaaaattgggctggacataaaattttcaatagatggttccgcaaaaacggaacggatacggatgcatttccgtatgtgttcctttttttttgcggacccattgacttgaatagggccatggaacatgatttgggggcaataataggacatgttctatctatcaacggaacggaaaaacggaaatggaatgcatacggagtacattccgttttttttttgcggaaccattgaaataagtGGGACCGTATACCGAACGCATAAAACGGCCCGTAAAAGCCGCAAATTATGGAGCACATGCGCCATAATGTGTTTTTTGACGCCATAATTGAGGCGTATAGGCCTTGGAAAAACACTTTTCGGCTTTTGATATAGGTTTTTGGAGTCAGAAGTGGATGCAGCAGGATGTCCTACCTCAGCATTTTCCatattttctggaaaaaaaaactccacaaaaACCAGTGTGAAACCACCCTTAAAAGCATAGGTCTAATATGCACTGACCTCCTCTGAAATCGCCCTGATCATTTTATTCAGGAGTCTAGTGGCATATGTGTACTCTTAAGCAAACACTAGGTAAATGCTTCTTTTATAATTGTGAGCAGTTCATTTAAGTAtacatcttagggtactttcacactagcgtttttcttttccggcatagagttccgtcacaggggctctataccggaaaagaactgatcagttttatccccatgcattctgaatggagagtaaggcctctttcacacttgcgttgtccggatccggcgtgcactccacttgccggaattacactccggatacggaaaaacgcaagtgtactgaaagcatttgaagactgaaccgtcttcaaaatgctttcagtgttactatggcacccaggacgctattaaagtcctggttgccatagtaggagcggggagctggggagcggtatacttacagtccgtgcggctcccggggcgctccagaatgacgtcagagcgccccatgcgcatggatgacgtgtccatgtgatcacgtcatccatgagcgagggggcgccctgacgtcactctggagcgcccggggagccgcacggacggtaagtacactgctcccccgctccccactacacttaccatggctgccaggactttagcgtcccggcagccattcagaaaaagctaaatgtcggctccggcaatgcgccgaaacgacgtttagcttaaggccggatccggatcaatgcctttcaatgggcattaattccggatacggccttgcggcaagtgttccggatttttggccggagcaaaaagcgcagcatgctgcggtattttctccggccaaaaaacgttccgttccggaactgaagacatcctgatgcatcctgaacggatttcactccattcagaatgcattgggataatcctgatcaggattcttccggcatagagccccgacgacggaactctatgccggaagacaagaacgcaggtgtgaaagagccctaatccgttcaggatgcatcaggatgtcttcagttcagttgttttgactgatcaggcaaaagagaaaaccgcagcatgctacggttttatctccggcgaaaaaaaactgaagacttgcctgaatgccattttttcctataggaatgttttagtgccggatctgtccttccggtctgtgcatgcgcagactgaaaaaaaaagtgaaaaaaataaatgccggatccgttttcgccggatgacaccggaaagactgatccggcatttcaatgcattttttcgactgatcaggcatttttaagactgattagtcttactaatgccatcagttggcatacgttttgcctgatccggcaggcagttccggcgacggacctgcttgccggatctctctgctgcaagtgtgaaagtacccttaaaacctacaaaataaaaatgaaaaattttttgCAATGCATGCGCATAAACCAAATAAGAGACACCAGGCCAAGCACGCCAAGCATTGTTTGGTTGTGTTTtaataattttataattttttttttataaattcaccTTCTTTTAAAACATcccatgaaaaaaattaaataaaattccaAAGAAGATAACATGGGGAAAAAACTTAACCAGGGGGCAACATGCTGAACGCTAAACTGCAGAGAATGGAACTGGCCCTCTAGCTAGCTTATCCTTTAGACATTTCACTACAAGTAGAACCCCCAAATTCAGAGGTGTATTGGCGAGATACATTAAAGGGGTACAGCAGTTTGTTTAAAATGATGATCtataatcagcatctgatcggcggggctccgacaccggggacccccgtcaatcagctgtttgagaaggcagcggcgcggccttctcaatgtttaccgcaggcccagtgacgtcacgactagtatcaactggcctgggcggggctaagctctattcaagtaaactgagcttagccgcgcccaggccagttgatacaagtcatgacgtcactgggcctgcggtaaacagcgagaaggccgtagcgctcctggagcgccgctgccttctcaaacagctgatcggcggggtcccgggtgtcggacccccaccgaccagatgctgatgatctatccagaggatagataatcagtttaaacaaactgcagaacctctttaatttaaaaaaaattatggattgTCCACTATTTGGATTGTGTTATGCTAACTGGGTAAGGACAGGAGGCATTTTTTTGCAGCAGAAAAAGTATACCGGAGAAGCACAGAATGCAATGTTTATTAGCACCTAATGGTCATTTCAGTCCTGAACATCAACTAAATGGTGATCATGTTTGGCCAACATATTTTAATACCTCTGtatcaacaaaaaaaaattaaaaaaaaaaatctaccatTGTTGTGGACACTTTGGTGTTAAGTTTCGAAGTGGTTTAAGGTAATGCCAAACAGGTCATGAAAAAGAACTCCTATACAGACCGATATTAGACACTGTCAAAACGCACCTCTCCTCACACATCAGTTTCACCCTGAAATGCACCTTATGACCCTATGAGAAATATACTCTTCCCTTACTGAGGTAAACTTCAAGCTTGGGTTCAAAACTCATTTGATCTATGACATGTTATGCCAGAAACTATATAATCCAGAAGTACGATACATGAATTTGGGGGCACAACTGTGTTAGACAAGTCACTGTGGCAATCTGAAATTACTTGCAATGCCGAGAAAGCAAAGGCGTTCAACCCCTTCTCATCCAGCAGACGCCTCGATTGACAAAACAAGATATTAAGTAGAAATCACATTTGGGGGTAAATTCAACCCTAGCGATTCGTATAAGAGCAACGTCAAGCTCAACCAAACCAATAATTGACACAGATGGACAATATACAGAATTCTGCACTTCCATAACAGGCAGCAAGCACACATTGTATTTAATAGTGGGCCTAATGTAAGACTTTAGAAGGCAGAGATGTTTAGCGGCCCTACAAAAAGAAAGCCCAGGTCCAACATCATGGACAGGACATGATGGTTCCTTGCTCACCAGGAGACTCTTTATTGGTGAGATGACTGTATAGCGATTTAAGCCAAAACATTACAAATAAACTTATCCACTATGGTCTGGGCGCCTTTCCAAACCATGGGGCACATCTTAAGTGGaaactgaccaaaaaaaaaaaaaagtgggttgtataaaaaaaaagttaacttatGCCACCCATAGTTCACATGTATTTGCAAAGCTACAGTACAAGTTTGCAAACAGTTTTTATTCCCACTTGCCAACTTCAAGCCATTCAAATCAGAGTCACAAGTCCCttcaccacctccacactttatTGTAGCTGGGGTGGGAttattcttgggggggggggagagaaaaaaaaaagtaaaaaaaaaacaaaaaacaaaaaaaaaacagggaaccTAGTTGCGTTGACCTTTGGCACCTGGAAGGACTGTTTACTAAACGCATAAGAGCGCCTTTGCCCGTTTTTCATTAAGTGATCCTATTGGCCATGTCAGGTACACGCAAATTTCGAGTGCTTGCCAAGCATCCAGAAGGTTAGATGTCCATTTCAAACTGAGCATCATCACCTAAAGACAACAGAAAAAGAATCAAGATGTAATCAAACAACATATACAGTTAGATATTCTAAGAAAATGTCCACATGCAAAATGCTGTCAAAAGTTTTACAAGAATGTGAATCTGACCATTATGTAtatacttaaagggtttgtccgcttttttctattgatgacctatcctcaggagcagGTAAACAAAGGAGAGAAGGCGCGCTactgtctcttcaaacagctgatcggcgggggtgctgggtgtcggcccCCCCTGATAattgtatagtaaggaccagcactcgctctaatagtaatttcaagaagatttaatggtcacatacaggtGATATCacctgtatgtgaccattaaatcttctTGAAATTACAAttagagcgagtgctggtccttactatacaattatctgtggatcttctcCGGGACACGCGCATCGCTGagagcagaagtgccgcttgtatcttctttTGGCCCCCcctgatatgatattgatgacctacccagagTCAAAAGAAAAAAGCAGACAAGCCCCATAACAAAATTAAAACTTCCTAACTTTgaagtttggtcagtgatttccatcagcaagtgtgagccaaaaccaggtgcacgtCAAACACAGAGGTGGAAATCTTaccatgaggcctaatgcacacgaccgttgttttattccatgtccgttgtggcgtttttttctgcggacccattgattttcaatgggtcaattgaaaactcggctaatgcatagtttgccatccgcgtccgtggttccagtacgtcaaaaaaatataacctgtcctattattttcgcggaaaacggtttgcagacccattcaagtcaatgggaccgctaaaaaacgcggaggcatacaagattgtcatccgcgcgtCCGTTTttctcctatcatttgcatggcaaacctgtcttagactttttttttactttcctttatgtctggtgatcctccaaaaataaagtaagacacacggaaacaaaaacggaaacggatcacggaacggaaccccattttgcagaacggaaaacaacggtcgggtgcatgaggccttatacacaaaaaaaaaagttgccacctggatttaactaagcaaataggtatgagcctcctattggataattactgcatgggcgattatctttcaggtggcaataagttatttaaccccaactggtgcaatgagttaaacaaccatgtcgaaacacacatctcgtggtcatggaaaagatgttaagctactttcacactagcgttcggggctccgcttgtgagctccgtttgaaggggctcacaagcggccccgaacacatccgtactgccctaatgcattctgagcggatccgcatccactcagaatgcatcagtctggcagcgttcagcctccgctcagcaagcggacacctgaacgctgcttgcagcgttcgggtgtccgcctggccgtgcggaggcaaacggatccgtccagacttacaatgtaagtcaatggggacggattcgtttgaagatgacacaatatggctcaatcttcaaacggatccgtcccccattgactttcaatgtaaagtctggacggatcagtctGAACTACTttgacacttagaattttttctaagctataatgcagactgatccgttctgaacggatccaaacgtctgcattataggagcggatccgtctgtgcatacagcagacggatccgctctgaacgctagtgtgaaagtagccttagtctgtttgagaaggatcaaatcattggcatgcatcaagcagagaaaacatctaaggagattgcagaaactactaaaattgggttaagaactgtccaacgcattattaaaaactggaaggatagtggggacccatcatatTAGAAGAAGAAATGCCTAGTGCctcctgtacaagcctgtgggggcagtgctatgatctggggttgctgcagttggtcaggtctaggttcagcaacagtatgtgcttccagaatgaggtcagctgactacctgaacatactgaatgaccaggttattccaacaatggattttttcttccctgatggcacgggcatattccaagatgacaatgccaggcttaaatcgggctcaaattgtgaaagagtggttcagggagcacgagacatcattttcacacatgggttggccaccacagagtccagaccttaaccccattgagaatctttgggatgtgctggagaaggctttgcgcagcagtcagactctaccatcatcaatgcaagatcttggtgaaaaattaatgcaacactggatggaaataaatcttgtgacattgcagaagcttatcgaaacaatttcACAacgaatgtgtgccgtaatcaaagctaaaggcttttttggtggcgacttttttttttttggataggcaGTGCATGTTATACCATGTTCCTCGTTTTGGCCAACAATCattgatgcaaaacactgaccaaacactaacTGTATGAATAAGGATTAAGGCTTTTTTACTTCTTTGTAGCTTTTTCTCATCGTTCTGTACTAGACCAATTATGGCTGGACTGGCTGATGGTGTAAAATGCGAGGGCCTCCCAACTGTCCCTAATGTTGTGGGTAAAGACGACTGACAGCGGTGCAGGTTTGTAGTGGAGTCAAGAGAAATAGATGTAGAACAGATATTTTGAGTGTGGCTGGCTTAAAGGGCGGAGAGGATTTTcccattattatttattatgacTTGTGACCCCTTAAGGATCTGTATAAATAGCATGTGCAAGCTTTGGTGGAGAATACTGGTGACCGAGCAGCCAGAAGAAATTCTAATGAAGTCAGAATGAGCAGGGTTGGCACCAGGAAGACGTGAATCTTCCTGATCTGGACACCGCCAAGATGACTTCAACAGTTATTAACCATATTTTTTGCACTACaagatgtactttttagcaacagaaaaaaaaaaaatcttgataaaaaaaagtgcctTCATCTTGTAGTCCACAGTCAAAGTGGTCCAGCAGTACCAGACCTCCGTGGCTGCTTCATTAATGATCTGGCAGAGTGTTCATACAGCACTTTGCTGCATCAATGAGGGAGGCATGCGACTGCCCTACTCTTTCTCTCCTGTCCGACCCCGATCTGTGATCAGTGCTGGCAGAAGAGCATCCACCTTGAAGGGCTCTACACTGCAGTAAAGCGGTGCGGACCATATCTTGCAGAAAGCTAAATGGTGAAGTGAACCCGACCTTAGCACACAGGAGCATGTTCAGACACATTATCACTGAcccggacacaggcctctcacccagttaagccagtactctctactCTGCACTGATAAGGGGcaagcaccccgaaacagctgtctgcagatgaggtgctggcttatttaatatccaagtcatgtctcaaggcttattttaagagctgaacactgacttataggatagctgccttacatctggtggcattagaggcagagcttgttaagagctcatttgcatcccttccctcccagaattccagaggagcatgtatggcctataatgcCTAGTTTCCACTGAGAGGATCGGTTCGGTTCGGCACAGTTTGGAAGATTTTTAATGGTCCAGTCTATTTAGGTGAGCGTTTCCACTGCAACTCGGGCCACCGGGTCCATACGTGGTTTATAAAAAAATGCGGAGCGTGACGTCACACTAGTGTGACAACAAACGCGACGCTACAAACAAAGATGGAGGTCATCCAGCAGCTCGTGTTTTATGTTGCGCTTACGTTTGACGTTATTCAGGCCGCCAATCAGGAGAATGTATTGTGTGACGCAAGTAGCTCCGCCCTAACCGAACCGTTCCATTTTTCTATGGCCCTACATCTGAAGCAGGACCCTGAATGGTGCGGTATGGTTCGCTTGTATGGATAGCTTTCATAGTGGAAACACCCAAAATAGCGAACCGTACCGTACCGACATGAACCGATCCGCTCAGTGGAAACGAGGCATAAGTCGCCTCACACTGATTAAAGGCGCTCTCTCCCTaaagagagttagttccccctgtTCATGGCGGCGGCATAGAGGCAAAAGAGCCGTTAGACATGCAAAAAAAGTACGCCTTACCAATAGTAGTCTTTCTGTCGTGATTGTTCAAGTTGTTCGTTTCTACTTTGGGCACTTCTACAACAATACTGGGGCTGGTCACTCCAGGGATATCTGGCAAGCGGCGGGGTGGGGTCTGAGCCAGGGGGGAATTGCGACGGTCCAAGAGAAACTTACGATCATAGATGATCCTTGTACCTAGAGAGGAAATACCAGGAGAGGTAAGGTACAAATAAAACACCAtggcacgaaaaaaaaaaaaaaaaaagtttaaatgccGTCATGTTGCTCAGGATGAAGACAGAGCCTaaaaaacagtgaattttttgcTTCTACAATCTGATAAGTATTCTAGGCCCTGCAAATGGTCATTCTCTCTCAGTTCTGTCAGCCCAGCACCTTAGATGGTGGGTCACAATTAGAAGTATTTATCTGCTTGCAACACCCAGAGGGAAGCTCTAATAACATGAACGGATCAGGACATAACATGCATACCTGGAATTATTCAGAAATTCAACAATGGTCTGAGCTCGGAGTCACTGTACAACCTACATAGTACATCAGCACCACCCGAGCACATTGTATTGCACAGCGCACCATACTCCGAGGGCTTTGGAAATGCAAAGCTCTTATCTGGAGCAGGTCCAGCCGCGCTCTGCAGCAAGTGGAACAAAACTAATTCTGATCAGCAACTCTGCATGTCCTGATGTTACATCCAAAACCCTCTGTGCGCTGGACTGAACAGGGTAAAGATACCTTCATTGCCACCGGAAAAGGAGCTGGAACATTTCAGGGGGAGGTTTGGCAGACAttataatgctggccatacacttcACATCAAACTTGGTACACGTTTTCCTACAATGGGAGTCAGTGTCGGAGACATATGGGGGCATGCTCCCTACGCATGCATCCAATGGAAGCATATAATCAAGAAAGCTAAatacactgggggtcatttaccaagGCTTTTCAcggttaaaataaaaattcttaaTTAGCAGGAGAATGGGCAGCAGAAGAtgcgacaatttatttatttagaggCTGTATATTTTTCTAGTGAAACACCAgtgtttagtaaatgaccccaaagGACTCTGTCCGTATGTAAAGCCAAGACAATAGCTACAACACCTGTAGTCAAACAACATTTCTGCCAGATAACTGGATGCATTACTTGGCTAAAAccacaaaaggaaaaaaataaaatatgttatgCATAGaggaagtttaaaggggttggcccatgtcacatgttggtggcatattgctaaaataagccacctctgggacccgtacCCAACTCTAGAACAGGGCCCTCCATAGCGAAGGAGAGTGCACCACACAAGTATGGCATGGTCTCTAATTACTTCTATGGcacttataaaaaaataaaaaaaaaaacaacaaacacatTTGACTAGTTCtgcaactcccatagaagtggatgGAGCACGCACTACGCAAGCACAGCCGCCTCTCCGTTCACCTCTATAGGAGTTCTGGAAATTGCTGGCCATTTGTGACATGGCCATAGATGTGAAGGGAAGGTGGCCAGGCTTGCACTATGCATCCTCATTTGCTTTAGCGGCCCCATTCTAGAGACAGGTGCGACCCAgccctgacattggtggcatatcttagTAATATGCCACTGTTGCGTGACATGCCccaacccttttaaagaggacctttcatgggtccacacTTTATGCCCTACTATAACGTGCTACTTATCTTATAAATgtgcttactattattcctgggcgctgctccgttcgcccgctgtgccctgcGGTATTTTCCCTGCTCAGTATGCTACTTACTAGCATTggaacagggagcaggagacACCGGGGTTTCTCAATGCGTCTCCTCCctggctgtagtgctgtccaatcgcagcgcagagcgtcacaggcagggagaaaaaaagctcactggctgtgacgctctgcgactggacagcgctacaggcaggggagaaggagacgcccacagagaaagactccATCTCCTCCCCATTGTTCCGATACCCCTCATAATACAAAAATCAAtgggatataaaataaaataagccacggcatcagtgggggccgccctataaagGCAACACCCTAATTAGATTTTtgctaaactgatgaaaggtcctctttaagaagcatgtgcctcatacacacgaccttaTGTTCAGTCtgcatgcgatttttttttattctgtgggcgcgcaaaaaaatata
This window of the Bufo bufo chromosome 6, aBufBuf1.1, whole genome shotgun sequence genome carries:
- the EIF4EBP2 gene encoding eukaryotic translation initiation factor 4E-binding protein 2, producing the protein MSAGHQHSQSRAIPTRTIPISDSSQLPHDYCTTPGGTLFSTTPGGTRIIYDRKFLLDRRNSPLAQTPPRRLPDIPGVTSPSIVVEVPKVETNNLNNHDRKTTIGDDAQFEMDI